The Mus caroli chromosome 1, CAROLI_EIJ_v1.1, whole genome shotgun sequence genome has a window encoding:
- the LOC110302918 gene encoding putative 60S ribosomal protein L37a, which translates to MAKRTKKVGIIGKYGTLYGASLRKMVKKIEISQHAKYTCSFCGKTKMKRRAVGIWHCGSCMKTVAGEAWTYNTTSAVTVKSAIRRLKELKDQ; encoded by the coding sequence ATGGCTAAACGCACCAAGAAGGTCGGCATCATTGGCAAGTACGGGACCCTCTATGGTGCCTCCCTCCGGAAAATGgtgaagaaaattgaaatcagcCAGCACGCCAAGTACACTTGCTCCTTCTGTGGCAAGACCAAGATGAAGAGACGAGCCGTCGGCATCTGGCACTGTGGTTCCTGCATGAAAACAGTGGCAGGTGAGGCCTGGACCTACAACACCACCTCTGCAGTCACAGTGAAGTCTGCCATCagaagactgaaggaactgaaagaccAGTAG